The nucleotide sequence ACCGGCTGGTCGACGCCTACCTCGCCGCGACCGGCACCAGCGCAGCCGAGGCGCTGCACGTGCCCAGCCGGGAGATCATCGACGTGGCCCTCGACTCGCGCAGCTGACCTAGCACTCGCCCAGCGTTCGCCCGTCCGCGACGTCGCAGAGTTTCCCGAATTCCCCACGAAATGCACTGCGCCTCAGTAACGTTCGATCGTCATAGTCAGGTGGGGATGCGAGCAGGGGTGACGTGGTGGCGTACTGGTGGGCAAGTCAGACCAGAAACTTTCCGACAGCGATCCAGCAGGGAACACTCTGGTCATGCCCGAGCCCCACAGGGCAGGAACGACAGGACCGGGTCATGCTCAAGAAGCTGAGCGTCGGCGACTACGTGTTCCACTACTCAGGGGCGAAACGCATCGAAGCGGTCAGCGTCGTCACGACGCCGTGGCAGAAAGCGCCGCGACCGGACGGCTACCCGACGATGAACCCTGATGATCCTGATGAGGGCTGGCTGGTGCTGGTCGAGCCAATCACGACAGACGTGCGCATCCCCTACCAGCGTGCGGCCGAGCTGATCCGGTCCGGCAACGGCGGTCCGTTGAGCCGCAATGGCGTCCCCGCACAGAAGTACCTGTCGCCGCTGAGCGAGGACGACGGCCAGGCGCTTCTCGCCGAGGCCGGAATCAGCCATGACGGGGGCGAGGAGAGTCTCCTCGGACTACCGCAGGCATTCTGGGGCGGAGATGTCACCGATGAGGCCGCCATCGTCAAGGTCCGGCGCGAACAAGCCGAGCTTCGCCGACACCTGCTGGGCGGAAGAGGGAGCGCTGCGTGCGCCCTGTGCGGCAAGACTCTCCCGGCAGGATTGCTGGTGGCAGCGCACATCGTCCCTCGACGACAGATCACTGACGCTGAGCGCCGCGACTTTGGGTCGATCGCGATGCTCGCCTGCGTCATTGGCTGTGATGCGCTCTTCGAATGGGGATACGTAACCATCGACAGCGATGGGCTGATCTGTCCAGGACGCCCCGCCCACACACCCGACTTGAGGTCCGCGATCACCGCACTAGTAGGCGCCTCCTGCACCGCCCACTCCCCGGCGACAGCAGCACGGTTTGCCATGCACGCCGAACAAGCATCGATCAACGCATCGATGCACGCTCCCCAGCGGCTTCGAACCAATCACCACGGACGGGCCACCAGCGCTCGGACAACGAACTGAGCAGCACGAACTTGCGGCAGACCCTTGCAGGCTCCTCCAAGCGGATACGAGGCGCCAGGAACAGCGAGCACCAGAAGTAGTCCTACACCGTCTCTGCGCGGCGATCCGACCAGGTTCAGATCAGGGTCGAGGAGGTACCACGTAAGGCTGCCGACTTGGGCTTCGCTCCGCGGAGACCAGAAGCCTCTGAGTTAGCACTCCATGATCACTCCCAACTCGGCCACCATTCGCGCCGCTACCGCCAGGCGAATTATCGCAGTTGTCACCGGCACATGATCGGGGCCCGCCACCCCGCCAGCGCAGATTTCTCCATCGCATGCCATGGCTGCCGGAGAGCCCTACCGTTCTCCTGCTGCGGGCAGTGTCCGCGCCGCCAGCCCAGTTCAGTCCCACGAAAGGCAACTCAGTGGCAAGAAACTCAGGACGCTTTCACTTCGATGGTGGCGCCGGTACATATTTCGGCACCGCCATCCTCGGGGCGATCGTCACCGTCTGCACCCTAGGCTTCTGCTACCCCTTTGCGCTCGTGCTGAGGGAGCGATGGAAGGCCAAGCACTCGTACATCGATGGCAAGCGGCTGACATTTACTGGCTCTGCTATGGGCCTCTTCGGCACCTGGGTGAAGTGGCTCCTCCTGTCGTTCCTCACCCTCGGCGTGTATCTCTTCTGGATCGCCCCACGGATCACCAAGTGGAAGTGGGAGAACACCGACTTCGATCCAACCTGGCAGCAGAACACGTTGCCAGCTCCTTCGCTGCGACCGCTAAGTCAAAGCGCCCCGGCCGACCCGATGCGACAGCTCGACGCCCCCCAGGCGCACTGGGGCACTCCAACCTCCTGACGCAGCGAAGCTCGCGAAGCGCCGGACGACCGGCCCCACCCCGCACCGGCGTCTCGGACACCACCGCGGGAAGGTGACGTCGACTCCGCCCGTTCCGGACTCGTTCTCCTGACCCCGCCTCACTCCCCCAGGGAGTAGTCCAGCTCGAGGCAGTGCGTGCCGTCGGCGTCGACGACGATTCGTCCCGCGCCGGCGATACCGCCGAGCTCACCGGTGCCGCTGTCCGGAACGATCACCAGGTGCTCGTCGTAGCGGTCCGCGCCGTGCGTCGACGCCGCGTGCACCAGGTTGAACGTGCCGGGGCGTCCACCCAGCTCGCCCTGCACCGCCTCGAGCGCGGCGTAGGAGCCGTGGCCAGTCTCGGAGTTCAGGCTGCCCAGGAACCAGGTGACCGACCGCCCCGTGAGGTCGCCCTCAAACGTCTTCACCATGTGCGCCAACCCGGCCGGCGCCGCCGTCACGGGCACGGGCAGCCCGCCCACCTGCGTCGGGGAGCCGGCCGGGGTCCAGTCGGAGACCGTGAAGGTCGAGGTTGCGTTCATGTCGGGAAACGTAGCCAGGCACCGACCGGCACGGATTGAAGAAACGCGACAGGAGCCCGGCCAGCACCGAGGTGCTGCCCCCCGGAGGTACCCCGTGGCGGTGGCGTCAGACCTGCGCCTGCCCGCCGTCGGCGAACAGCTCCGAGCCGTTGACGAAGCTCGCGTCCGCGGAGGCGAGGAAGAGCGCTGCGCCGGCGATCTCGGAGGGGTCCGCGACACGACCGAGGGGCACGTCGGCAGCGAGCGTGTCGAGGAGGCCCTGGCCCTCGCCGTCGGGGACGAGGCCGATTACCCCGGGCGTGTGCGTGGGGCCGGGGGCCAGTGCGTTGACGCGGATGCCGCGGTCCTTGAGGTCCAGCGCCCAGCTGCGAGCGAAGTTGCGGATGGCCGCCTTGGACGCGGCGTAGATGCTGAACGCGGCGCCGCCGAGCGCCGACGTCGTCGAGCTCAGGAGCACGACCGATGCCCCGTCCACGAGCAGGGGCAGCGCACCCTGCACGGTGAGCAGCGTGCCCTTGACGTTCGAGTCGAACGTGTCGTGGTACTGCTCCTCGGTGATCTCGCCGAGCGGGGCGAACGAGCCGCCGCCGGCGTTGGCCACCAGGACGTCAATCCTCCCGACCGACTCGCGGACGGCGGCGTAGAGCGCGTCGACGTCTGCCGCGCTGGAGGAGTCGGCTCGCACGCCGGTCACGTCGCCGCCGATCTGGGTCACCGCGGCGTCGAGCGCCTCCTGCCGACGGCCGGTCACGAAGAGGCGCGCGCCCTCGGCGGCGTAGCGCTGGGCGATCGCCAGGCCGATGCCACTCGTGCCACCGGTAACCACGGCGACCTTGCCGGCCAGAACCTGCGTCATGTGAACCCCTTGCTCGAATTGTGGAATGTTCGATCCATAACTGGACTTCGGCAATGTAGCGGAACATCCGGTCCAGAACCAAGTACGCTGTCGGCATGGCACGGCCCCGGTCCTTCGACGAACCGCACGTCATTCGGCAGGCCCGCGAGGCCTTTCACGACCACGGCTATGCCGCGACCTCCGTGGAACACCTGACGGCGGCGACCGGCCTGAGTCGCAGCAGCTTGTACGGTGCGTTCGGCGACAAGCACGGCGTGTTCCTGCGGTCCTTCACCCAGTACTGCGAGGACAACGCCGAGGCCGTCGAGGGCGCGCTCGCCGGTGACGAGCGCGGCGCACGTGGGCGACTCGAGCGCCACCTGCGGTCGACGATCCCTGTCCCCGGGGCGCCGCAGCGGGGGTGTCTGCTGGCGAAGGCGACCGCCGAGCTCGCCGGCGAGGACGCCGATGTCGTCCGCACCGCCACCGACTTCTACGAGCGGTACGAGCGCGCGTTGAGCGCGTGCGTCCGCAGCGCCCAGACCGCGGGCGACGTCCGCGCCGACCTCGACCCCGCCGGGGCTGGGGCGCTGCTGCTGTCGGTGCTGCGGGGCATCGAGGCGCTCGGCCGCGCCGGACATCCGCCTGCGACGCTGCAGTCGTTGGTCGACACCGCCATGGCGGTCCTGGCCACGCCGGGTCACTGAGTCCGAGGAGCTGACACCCCGGCTGGCCTCGGTCGATACCCCCGGGGTATCGGTGGCGACCCAGTCGGTCTTGGACGGCCCACCGCTCAGCGACGACGCTGGAGCGAAGCACCCCCACCGCACTCGCGGACACTCCCGCCTGCCCGAAGGAAGTACCCCCATGAAGATCGCAGTGCTTGGCACCGGCAAGGTCGGAACCGCCCTCGGGACAGGCCTGGCCGCCGCCGGTCACCAGGTGACCTACGGCTCACGGACCCCCTCGATCGAGGCGGGCACGCTCAGCCAGCAGGACGCCGTCACTGTCGCCGAGGTGGTCATCACCGCGGTCCCCGGCACGGCACTGGCCGACACCCTGCGCGACGTCGGGGCGGACGTCCTGGCCGACAAGATCGTGCTGGACCCCTCGGCCGCCTTCACCCCGGAGATGGCCATGGCCTACCCGGGCGCCAGCGTGGCCCAGCGGGCACAGGCGAGCTTCCCGCGGGCGCGCGTGGTCAAGACGCTCAACACCATGAACTTCGCTGTCATGGTCAACCCGCTGGACACCGTTCCGGACGCGACCGTCTTCGTCAGCGGCGACGACGCGGCGGCCAAAACGGTGGTCACTGGCTTGCTCGCCGACCTGGGCTGGCCCAGCCGCGCCATCCTCGACCTGGGTGGCATCGACACCGCGCTGGCCACCGAGCACGCCGCCCCGCTGTTCTTCGCGACCGTCCGGGCCCTGCAGACCGCGGCGTTCAACATCACCATCTCCCGGTGACGCCGGCGCCCGCCTGAGGTGGGCGGCGGCTGGTCAGCGCTCCTGGATCTGCACCGACACCTCGCGGCGCAGCACCTTGCCCATCGGGTTGGTCGGCAGCTCGTCGACGAAGATGATGCGCCGCGGCACCTTGTAGGGCGTCAGGCCCTGGCGGGCGTGCGCCTGCAGCTCCTCGGGCAGCACCGGGACACCGTCGACCAGGACCACCGCGGCCACCACCTCCTCGCCGCCGTTGCCCTGCGGCAGGCCCACCACCGCGACGTCCAGGACCCCGCCGTGGGTGCGGATCATCGCCTCCACCTCCGAGGGGTAGACGTTGAACCCGCCGGTGATGATGACCTCCTTGAGCCGGTCCACCACGGTGAGGAACCCGTCGGGCGCCATGGTCACCATGTCCCCGGTGCGGAACCAGCCGTCGTGGAAGGCGGCCGCGGTCTCCTCGGGTGCACCTCGGTAGCCGGAGAACACCTGGGGACCACGCACCAGCAGCTCGCCGCGCTCGCCCTGGGGCACGTCGCGGTCCAGGTTGTCCGGGTCGGCGATGCGGATCTCCGTGTCCGGGAACGGCACTCCGATGGAGCCCGGCCGGCGGGCCGAGCTCATCGGGTTGCCCACGATCACCGGGGAGGTCTCGGTGAGCCCGTAGCCCTCCACCAGCAGCCCGCCAGTGGCAGCCTCCCAGCGCTGCACCAGCGCGCTGGGCAGCGGCATCGCCCCGGACAGGGCGTAGCGGATGCCCCGGATGGAGATGTCGCGGCGCTCGGCCTCGTCCACGATGCGCTGGTAGAGCGGCGGGACGGCGGGCACGAAGCTGGGCACCTGGCGCTTGACGGCGTCCATGATCAGCCCGATCTCGGGCTTGGGCAGCAGCACCAGCTTGGCGGCGAGCGCCACCCCCAGCAGCACGCTGACGGTGACCCCGTAGGCGTGGAACAGCGGCAGCGCCACCAGCACCGACTCGCTGCCCTCTTCCAGGCCCGGCACCCAGGCCCGCCCCTGGCGGACGTTGGCGGCCAGGTTGCGGTGGCGCAGCGGCACGCCCTTGGGCACGCCGGTGGTCCCGGACGTGTAGAGCAGCAGCGCGACGTCGTCGGTGCCCGGACGCGGGTGCGCCTCGTCCAGGGCCGGCCCGGAGGCCAGCTCCGACCACGGCATCGCCCCCGGCGCCGGGGAGGTCAGCTGCGCACGAGAATTGCGGGCCTTGCTGATCGGCAGCCGCAGGGCCAGTCGCTTGGTCCACGGCAGCTCGGTGGTCATGTCCACGGCCACCACGTGCTCCAGCGCCGAGTCGGCGCGCAGGTCCTCCACCACCGGGACCGCCTTGTCCCAGACGATCGCCACCCGGGCCTCGTGGTCGGCGAAGGGGTGGCGCAGCTCGGAGGCGGTGTACAGCGGGTTGTGCTCCACCACGGTCGCGCCGAGGCGCAGCACCGCGAAGAACGCGACGATGGCCTGCGGACAGTTGGGCAGCAGGACCGCGACGTTGGCGCCGGGGCGCACACCGAGACGGTGCAGGCCCCCGGCCACCCGGTTCACCTGCTCGGCCACCTGGGCGTAGCTGGACTCGCGGCCCAGGAAGTCCAGCGCCGGCCGGTCGGGGAACTGCCGTGCGGCGTCCTCCCACAGGTCGAGCACGGTGGTGTCGCCGTAGTCCAGGTGCAGCGGCACTCCGGGTTGGTACGCATCTGCCCACAGGGGCTGCTGAGCCGGCACGGTCCTTGCCTTCCTGGCCGCGGGGACGGCGTGCCGCGGCACGATCCAACGTAGTTGCTTCGACCGGTGGTCCGATCCGCGGCGGGGGCGGGAAGCGGCGCCGGTCACCCGACGTTCAGTGGAGCGTGAGGCTCTCCCTGCTCGACCGCTCCCGCACCCGTTCCGGCCACGCCGAGGGGGATGCGTTGGCGCACACCGTGGAACGGGCGATCAACGCGGAGCGGCTGGGTTACCGCCGGTTCTGGGTGGCCGAGCACCACGGCGTTGCGGGCATCGCCTCCGGTGCACCCGCGGTGCTGCTGGCGGCGGTCGGCGCGCACACCACGACCATCCGGCTCGGCTCGGGCGGGGTGATGCTGCCGAACCACCAGCCGCTCATCGTGGCCGAGCAGTTCCTCATGCTCGACGCGCTGCACCCGGGGCGCATCGACCTGGGGGTGGGCCGCTCGCTGGGCTTCACCGCTCCGGTGCGGCAGGCGCTGCGGCGCTCGGGCACCGAGCCCGACACCTTCGCCGCCGACATCGCCGAGCTGCGCAGCTACCTCGACCGCACCGCGCCGGTCACCGCCCATCCCGTGCCGGAGCAGGGCGTGCCGCTGTTCGTGCTGGCCACCGGGCGCGGGATCTCGGTGGCGGCCGAGCTGGGACTGCCGGTGGTGCTCGGCGGCCCCGTGCTCGACCAGCCGGAGCTGGGCGAGCTGCTGGCCGCCTACCGCCGCGACTTCCGCCCGCACGCCGGCAGCCGCCCGTACATCGTGGTCTCCCTCGACGTGCTGGTGGCCGACACCGACGCCGAGGCCCGCGAGCTGGCGCTGCCCGAGGTGTGGGCGATGGTGCAGTCCCGACGCACCGGCGTCTTCGCCGCGCTGGAACCGGTCCACGTCATCCGTGACCAGCTGCGCGACGGCCAGGACACCGAGCGCGTGGAGCAGGGGCTGGACACCGTGGTGGCCGGCTCAGCGGAGACCGTGCGCCGCCGCCTGGAGGAGCTGGTCGAGCGCACCGGTGCCGACGAGCTGCTGGTCACCGGCTCCGCCTACGACCGCGCAGCGCTTGCGACCTCGGACGAACAGGTGGCTGCCCTGCTCAGGTGACTGCCGGCAGGGTCCGCAGCAGCACCCTGGCCCACCGCCACCACGCCCACCACAACCAGGCGGTCAGCGTCGCCAGCAGCGTCAAGCCGACGCCCTGCACGATCACCACACCGGTCGGACCACCGGGGTCGGCGAAGACGGCCACCTCCGGGTCATCAGAGTCGTAGTACACCCGCTGCGGTGACGTCAGATCACCGTTCTCACGGCTGCACCAGCCCTCGCCGCCGGTGTCGAGCTGGTAGCGGACACCGTCGACCACGTAGGAGGCGCGACCGGGGCAGCTGGCGCCCGGGTCGTCAAAGGTGCCGACCACGCTCGCATCCGCCCGCAGGCCGGTGACAATGCCCGCTGCGAGGGTGACGCAGAACCAGGTGCACGCCAGGTTCAGGACGATGAACAGAACGAACCGCGCTGCAACGCCGCTGCGACGCCGGACGTGTTCGCCGCGATCGGTCACGGACGGGAGGCTACTGGGCGGGTAGCCGCGACGGGCCACGCGGCGACTCCGCCCGAGGACGTCAGCGGGCGTCGAGCAGGGCGAAGACGGTCGCGGTGATGAGCTGAGGTGCGTCGGCGGGCTGGAGGCGGCCACTGGCGATCTCGGCTCCTGCGCCGTGGAGAACCTGGTGGAGCACGGCGACCTGCCACGAGGTCGGCATGTCGGTGCGAAACAACCCTGCGTCGCGGCCGCGTTCGATCAGTGACTCGACCCTGGCCGCTGGGTTGTCGTGGAGCTGGCGGATGCGTTCTGGCGGGAGCTCGCCTTCGGCCGCTGCGATGACCGAGCGCGACTGGTCCACGAGCTCCCAGCTGCTGTGGATGAGCCGGGTCAGCGCCTCGCGGGGGTCTCCGTCGAGGTCGACCGCGGCCAGCGTCTGCTCGCCACGCTCGATCACCCGAGTCACCACGGCGTCGACGAGTGCGGGACGAGAGGCGAAGTGGCCGTAGAGCGTCACCCGGCCGAGCCCCGCTTCCTTGGCGATGTCAGCCATCGTCGCGTTCTGCCGCTGCGACAGGCACACGATCGCAGCGTCGAGGATGCGCTCGACGTTGCGTACTGCGTCGGCCCGCTTGGTGCTGGGCCCCGCCGTGCTGGTCGCCATGAAATCCCCCGCTTCCCGAACACGAATGTTTGAGTTACCGTACCAGCGACTAACCCGAACATCTATGTACGACTTAGGGGGCCTGTGATGACGACCGCGAAGAAGTCGCTGGAAGCTGGCGAGGCGGTGTACCCGACGAGGTGGCTCGCGCTGGCGCTGTTGGGCACGGCGCAGTTCATGCTCATCCTGGACGTCACGGTGGTGGCGATCGCGCTGCCGCAAATGGGTGCGGACCTGCTCCTGTCGCGCGAGGCGGTGACGTGGGTGGTCGCCGCGTACACGCTGACCTTCGGTGGCTTGATGCTGCTGGGTGGGCGCAGTGCGGACCTGTTCGGCTCCAAGCCCGTCGTCTTTGCTGGCCTGTTCGTCTTCACCGCCGGCTCCCTGCTGGCCGGGGTCGCCGAGACCGGCGGGTTGTTGCTCGGTGGCCGGGTGACGCAGGGCCTTGGTGCGGCGGCGCTCTCACCGGCGGCCTTGTCGGTGGTGGTGCGAATGTTCACCGGCGACGAGCGCAACCGCGCCTTGGGTATCTGGTCCGCTCTCGGTGGCGGAGGCGCGGCGGTCGGCGTGCTCCTCGGCGGGCTGATCACCGCTGGACCGGGGTGGCCGTGGGTGTTCTTCCTCAACATCCCGGTCGGCCTGATCGTCCTGTTCGGCCTGCTGCGCGTGCTGCCACCGCTGCCCCCGGCGCCGGGGCCGCGGCCCTCGCTGGACGTGCTCGGTGCGCTGCTGGTCACGGCGGCCACGGGCTCGGCGATCTACTCGCTGACCGTCGCTGGTGAGGTCGGTTGGACCAGCCCCACCACGCTCGTCGCCGCGGGCGCTGCGCTGGTGCTCTACCTGCTGTTCGGCTGGCGACAGCAGACCGCCGCATCACCGCTGATGAATCTCAGCCTGGTGGCGCGACGCCCCGTGGGGGCTGGGGTGTTCGTGATCATGATCGCCACCGCGCTGATGGTCGCGGTGTTCTTCCTGGGCACCTTCTACTTCCAGCAGTCCGCCGGCCACGGCCCGCTGGCGACTGGCCTGCTGTTCCTGCCGATCGCCCTGGCCACCATGGCCGGCGCGAACCTGGGTGGACGCCTCGTCGGACGCGTGGGAGCGCGCGCTCTTGGTGCCACCGGAATGATCATCGCGGCCGCCGGGCTGCTGGCGCCTGCCTTGTGGGCGACCACCGTGGCGACCACGGTCGGGGTGAGCTTCGGTGCCTTCGGCGTCGGCGCGCTGTTCGTGGTGGCCTCGGCCACCGCGCTGGGCCAGATCGGCCCCGAGGAAGCCGGCATCGCCTCAGGCTTGTTGAGCACCTTTCACGAGCTCGGCGCGTCCCTTGGCGTGGCCACCGTCTCCAGCATCGCCGCGCTCAGTCTCGTCACCGGCGGGGGTGACACGGGCTTCCAGCAGGCATTCCTGTTCGGTGCCATCGCCGCCGCTGTCGCCGCCGTGATCTCCACGTTCGCCATCCCGCCACGACCGGCAGCCACACCCTGAAGG is from Rhodococcus sp. X156 and encodes:
- a CDS encoding NAD(P)-binding domain-containing protein, whose amino-acid sequence is MKIAVLGTGKVGTALGTGLAAAGHQVTYGSRTPSIEAGTLSQQDAVTVAEVVITAVPGTALADTLRDVGADVLADKIVLDPSAAFTPEMAMAYPGASVAQRAQASFPRARVVKTLNTMNFAVMVNPLDTVPDATVFVSGDDAAAKTVVTGLLADLGWPSRAILDLGGIDTALATEHAAPLFFATVRALQTAAFNITISR
- a CDS encoding LLM class flavin-dependent oxidoreductase; protein product: MRLSLLDRSRTRSGHAEGDALAHTVERAINAERLGYRRFWVAEHHGVAGIASGAPAVLLAAVGAHTTTIRLGSGGVMLPNHQPLIVAEQFLMLDALHPGRIDLGVGRSLGFTAPVRQALRRSGTEPDTFAADIAELRSYLDRTAPVTAHPVPEQGVPLFVLATGRGISVAAELGLPVVLGGPVLDQPELGELLAAYRRDFRPHAGSRPYIVVSLDVLVADTDAEARELALPEVWAMVQSRRTGVFAALEPVHVIRDQLRDGQDTERVEQGLDTVVAGSAETVRRRLEELVERTGADELLVTGSAYDRAALATSDEQVAALLR
- a CDS encoding SDR family oxidoreductase; amino-acid sequence: MTQVLAGKVAVVTGGTSGIGLAIAQRYAAEGARLFVTGRRQEALDAAVTQIGGDVTGVRADSSSAADVDALYAAVRESVGRIDVLVANAGGGSFAPLGEITEEQYHDTFDSNVKGTLLTVQGALPLLVDGASVVLLSSTTSALGGAAFSIYAASKAAIRNFARSWALDLKDRGIRVNALAPGPTHTPGVIGLVPDGEGQGLLDTLAADVPLGRVADPSEIAGAALFLASADASFVNGSELFADGGQAQV
- a CDS encoding TetR/AcrR family transcriptional regulator is translated as MARPRSFDEPHVIRQAREAFHDHGYAATSVEHLTAATGLSRSSLYGAFGDKHGVFLRSFTQYCEDNAEAVEGALAGDERGARGRLERHLRSTIPVPGAPQRGCLLAKATAELAGEDADVVRTATDFYERYERALSACVRSAQTAGDVRADLDPAGAGALLLSVLRGIEALGRAGHPPATLQSLVDTAMAVLATPGH
- a CDS encoding long-chain-fatty-acid--CoA ligase, with amino-acid sequence MTGAASRPRRGSDHRSKQLRWIVPRHAVPAARKARTVPAQQPLWADAYQPGVPLHLDYGDTTVLDLWEDAARQFPDRPALDFLGRESSYAQVAEQVNRVAGGLHRLGVRPGANVAVLLPNCPQAIVAFFAVLRLGATVVEHNPLYTASELRHPFADHEARVAIVWDKAVPVVEDLRADSALEHVVAVDMTTELPWTKRLALRLPISKARNSRAQLTSPAPGAMPWSELASGPALDEAHPRPGTDDVALLLYTSGTTGVPKGVPLRHRNLAANVRQGRAWVPGLEEGSESVLVALPLFHAYGVTVSVLLGVALAAKLVLLPKPEIGLIMDAVKRQVPSFVPAVPPLYQRIVDEAERRDISIRGIRYALSGAMPLPSALVQRWEAATGGLLVEGYGLTETSPVIVGNPMSSARRPGSIGVPFPDTEIRIADPDNLDRDVPQGERGELLVRGPQVFSGYRGAPEETAAAFHDGWFRTGDMVTMAPDGFLTVVDRLKEVIITGGFNVYPSEVEAMIRTHGGVLDVAVVGLPQGNGGEEVVAAVVLVDGVPVLPEELQAHARQGLTPYKVPRRIIFVDELPTNPMGKVLRREVSVQIQER
- a CDS encoding DUF898 domain-containing protein is translated as MSAPPAQFSPTKGNSVARNSGRFHFDGGAGTYFGTAILGAIVTVCTLGFCYPFALVLRERWKAKHSYIDGKRLTFTGSAMGLFGTWVKWLLLSFLTLGVYLFWIAPRITKWKWENTDFDPTWQQNTLPAPSLRPLSQSAPADPMRQLDAPQAHWGTPTS
- a CDS encoding TetR/AcrR family transcriptional regulator; translation: MATSTAGPSTKRADAVRNVERILDAAIVCLSQRQNATMADIAKEAGLGRVTLYGHFASRPALVDAVVTRVIERGEQTLAAVDLDGDPREALTRLIHSSWELVDQSRSVIAAAEGELPPERIRQLHDNPAARVESLIERGRDAGLFRTDMPTSWQVAVLHQVLHGAGAEIASGRLQPADAPQLITATVFALLDAR
- a CDS encoding MFS transporter codes for the protein MTTAKKSLEAGEAVYPTRWLALALLGTAQFMLILDVTVVAIALPQMGADLLLSREAVTWVVAAYTLTFGGLMLLGGRSADLFGSKPVVFAGLFVFTAGSLLAGVAETGGLLLGGRVTQGLGAAALSPAALSVVVRMFTGDERNRALGIWSALGGGGAAVGVLLGGLITAGPGWPWVFFLNIPVGLIVLFGLLRVLPPLPPAPGPRPSLDVLGALLVTAATGSAIYSLTVAGEVGWTSPTTLVAAGAALVLYLLFGWRQQTAASPLMNLSLVARRPVGAGVFVIMIATALMVAVFFLGTFYFQQSAGHGPLATGLLFLPIALATMAGANLGGRLVGRVGARALGATGMIIAAAGLLAPALWATTVATTVGVSFGAFGVGALFVVASATALGQIGPEEAGIASGLLSTFHELGASLGVATVSSIAALSLVTGGGDTGFQQAFLFGAIAAAVAAVISTFAIPPRPAATP
- a CDS encoding DUF3224 domain-containing protein codes for the protein MNATSTFTVSDWTPAGSPTQVGGLPVPVTAAPAGLAHMVKTFEGDLTGRSVTWFLGSLNSETGHGSYAALEAVQGELGGRPGTFNLVHAASTHGADRYDEHLVIVPDSGTGELGGIAGAGRIVVDADGTHCLELDYSLGE